In one Corallococcus sp. EGB genomic region, the following are encoded:
- the mpl gene encoding UDP-N-acetylmuramate:L-alanyl-gamma-D-glutamyl-meso-diaminopimelate ligase, protein MADDNGNVLDTLDPKSVRRIHLVGVAGTGMGSFAGMLKAAGYDVTGSDENVYPPMSDMLRTWGIPVSTPYAPANLDSAKPDLVIIGNVIRRVNPEATAVRERGLPQMSFPAALGTLFLDRSHSVVVAGTHGKTTTSSLMAHVLVAAGRDPSFLVGGVTQNYAGNYRVGKGPHFVVEGDEYDTAYWDKGSKFLHYRPRTAIVTSVEFDHADIFRDLPHYEATFDKFVRLVPGDGQLVVCAAYPNAVRIARGGTAPVVTYVAREGADADYTPKHLAFGPKGARFNVIEKGQDLGAVTLPLSGAHNVENALAVIAAARGLGLTFAEIQQGLSTFQGVKRRQEVRGEVDGILVVDDFAHHPTAVRETIAAIRHRYPDRRLWAIFEPRSNTSRRNIHQEDYAHAFPGATRASLKVPERHDKVPEGEELNVPRLIEALKGQGIAADGATDVQALVDRVASEAKAGDVLLVMSNGSFGGFIDKLLTALKTRAGKGA, encoded by the coding sequence ATGGCTGACGACAACGGCAACGTCCTCGACACCCTCGACCCGAAGTCCGTGCGCCGCATCCACCTGGTGGGTGTGGCCGGCACCGGCATGGGCTCCTTCGCCGGCATGCTCAAGGCCGCCGGCTACGACGTCACCGGCAGCGACGAGAACGTCTACCCGCCCATGAGCGACATGCTCCGGACGTGGGGCATCCCCGTCAGCACGCCCTACGCGCCCGCCAACCTGGACTCGGCCAAGCCGGACCTGGTCATCATCGGCAACGTCATCCGCCGCGTGAACCCGGAGGCCACCGCCGTGCGCGAGCGCGGCCTCCCGCAGATGAGCTTCCCCGCCGCCCTGGGCACGCTCTTCCTGGACCGCTCGCACTCCGTCGTCGTCGCCGGCACGCACGGCAAGACGACGACGTCCTCGCTCATGGCCCACGTGCTGGTGGCCGCGGGCAGGGACCCCAGCTTCCTCGTGGGCGGCGTCACCCAGAACTACGCGGGCAACTACCGCGTGGGGAAGGGCCCGCACTTCGTCGTCGAAGGCGACGAGTACGACACCGCCTACTGGGACAAGGGCTCCAAGTTCCTCCACTACCGCCCGCGCACCGCCATCGTCACCAGCGTGGAGTTCGACCACGCGGACATCTTCCGCGACCTGCCCCACTACGAGGCCACCTTCGACAAGTTCGTGCGCCTGGTGCCCGGGGACGGCCAGCTCGTCGTCTGCGCCGCGTACCCCAACGCCGTGCGCATCGCGCGTGGGGGCACCGCGCCCGTCGTCACCTACGTGGCCAGGGAGGGCGCGGACGCGGACTACACGCCGAAGCACCTCGCCTTCGGCCCGAAGGGCGCGCGCTTCAACGTCATCGAGAAGGGCCAGGACCTGGGCGCCGTGACGCTGCCCCTGTCCGGCGCGCACAACGTGGAGAACGCGCTCGCGGTCATCGCCGCCGCGCGCGGCCTGGGCCTCACGTTCGCTGAAATCCAGCAGGGCCTGTCCACCTTCCAGGGCGTGAAGCGCCGCCAGGAGGTGCGCGGCGAGGTGGATGGCATCCTCGTGGTGGACGACTTCGCGCACCACCCCACCGCCGTGCGGGAGACCATCGCCGCCATCCGCCACCGCTACCCGGACCGGCGCCTGTGGGCCATCTTCGAGCCGCGCTCCAACACCAGCCGCCGCAACATCCACCAGGAGGACTACGCGCACGCCTTCCCCGGCGCCACGCGCGCCAGCCTCAAGGTGCCCGAGCGCCACGACAAGGTGCCCGAGGGCGAGGAGCTCAACGTCCCCAGGCTCATCGAAGCGCTGAAGGGCCAGGGCATCGCCGCGGACGGCGCCACCGACGTGCAGGCGCTGGTGGACCGCGTCGCTTCCGAGGCGAAGGCCGGCGACGTGCTGCTCGTCATGAGCAACGGCTCCTTCGGGGGCTTCATCGACAAGCTGCTCACCGCCCTGAAGACCCGGGCGGGGAAGGGGGCCTGA
- a CDS encoding TlpA disulfide reductase family protein, with the protein MRRPFLLSLGALAFTLGCAMPSSSSLPPLTDRTSDAPRSSASALKSSNQAPGQPLVFQVKRYPDNSTYDLKSDRGQVVLLDVWATWCEPCRDALPMYAQLQKEYGARGLKVYALNVDEDVRAIPPFLEEAKVELPVLLDSNALVAESLLKVRLMPTTFLIDRKGVIRHVHEGFAEEFLQQFQTEIEKLLAEPAS; encoded by the coding sequence ATGCGCCGTCCGTTCCTCCTCTCGCTGGGCGCCCTGGCGTTCACCCTGGGCTGCGCCATGCCGTCCTCCTCGTCGCTGCCGCCGCTCACGGACCGCACCAGCGACGCTCCGCGCTCCAGCGCCTCCGCCCTCAAGTCGTCGAACCAGGCTCCGGGACAGCCGCTCGTCTTCCAGGTGAAGCGCTACCCGGACAACTCGACGTATGACCTGAAGAGCGACCGGGGACAGGTCGTCCTGCTGGACGTGTGGGCCACGTGGTGCGAGCCCTGCCGGGACGCGCTGCCCATGTACGCGCAGCTCCAGAAGGAGTACGGCGCGCGCGGGCTGAAGGTCTACGCGCTCAACGTGGACGAGGACGTGCGCGCCATTCCGCCCTTCCTGGAGGAGGCGAAGGTGGAGCTGCCCGTCCTCCTGGACTCCAACGCGCTGGTGGCCGAGAGCTTGCTGAAGGTGCGGCTGATGCCCACCACCTTCCTGATTGACCGCAAGGGCGTCATCCGGCACGTGCACGAGGGCTTCGCCGAGGAGTTCCTCCAG